CACTCTTGTTTGAATCAGTTGCcattaatttcttcttcttattttttcaatatatgataatttattaaCAGCTATGTATGTTTGTCTGCTGCTTCAGTGTTAACTCTCTCTTATATGGTAAGAAGAAAACTCATAAAGGGTTGCATATTATATATAAGGCTCAATTACTTGAGTTGGGGGTAAGAAATATAAGCTACCACTCTCCTCCTATTAATGTGAAAgtgttttgattaaatttatgaCTTTCTTCTGGCATATTTACTTGGTCTCGTTTCATTTGATCgagaattaaataattaatattcttttgtgtagtatattttttaattacttaaatttaattattaaaatattaaattaaattaattttaaaaataaattaaattaactttgaATAAAcgtaatacaaatattattggATGAATGGATGCAACTTATCGTCTAACACTCTCCTATGATAAACCCCATGACTTAAAAGGGAAATCCAATATTAAATCAAGTGAATGAGataactaaaaagaaatttctctttatatatatacatataaaagaaaaagaggagagTGGTAGTGGTTAACGGTGGGTGTTGATGACTATCATATTTCAATTTACTTTACTTATAAGACAAATATTACATGTGATGAACATATAtacagacaaaaaaaataaaaatcagcaAGCTCCGGGAATTGATTCCTCTGTGGAGTAGTGCCAACCTTATAGCAGCTTGTCTAAGTTGTCAAGTAGCTTTTTGAATTAATGATGACTTGACTTATACGTATTCATTACAAGTCAAATAGGGTTTCTTAGATGGTAAGAAAAGTAACCGCTTAAAGTAAAAGACTTACAGAATTAAAGTGAAAATTCAACACAAATCCATTAATTTCAATCTGAGAAGATTCAGATTACAAACTCTTATAATCTAAGAATCAAAAACTTAATCCTTTCCCTCGTTGTAACAAATTTGTTATGTAAAGTAAAATAATACTTCTATTGCCCACAAAAATTACTCGGTCAATATAGAATTAAATatcccaatatatatatatatagctaacTCTAGTTATAACTCATCAAACTCAAAAACGAGTATATACAACATGAGATAAATTAATTCCTTTATAACACATAAGAATAGATCTTACCGTGAATAAGAacgaaattaaattttcaaataacaaCTAAAGACAGTAGATTGCTCTATCAGGAATTCTTTTATCAAAGTAAGCtattactaaaattaatttacaCAAAGTTAGTATAAACGTAGTTTTCAGTATCgttttagttaatattttatttaaaaaaaaattcaatcacaAAAAGACAAAAGCTGACAGTGTAAACAGACATAAAACTTCATTGTCAATAACGTTTTATAATTCGTTATTCTGAGACACGTTTTACAGTAAGATGTGATTCACTGTAATATTTCTCTGCaatgattaaaattaaaattgaaaattcaatTCTCGTACATGCCTCATTTAACTTTATTAAActttccaatatatatatatatattctcttttcATATATAGATAATACTTTTATAAGGAAAAGGAGAGTTAGGAGGGATTTTctacaatatcaattaattcCTTTCTTTAATGGTTGTTTTGTTTAcatattgtatcaattttaattcaataacttctttattgataatttaacatttaataaTCATTATAAACTGATTGGTCTAATATTTGAAAGGTATGGTAACTTAGGCTAGCAGAAGATCTCTCATTGATTTATTCACAAATTTTTAAAggaataatacataaacatgacctTTAATTTAACTTTAGTTGACAGCTATGACTCTTAACTTTATATATGCATAAATAGGGGTGTTTGGTTtttgagtagaaaatatttttcgaaaatatattttagtgttagatttttgagtgaaaaatgctttgagaaatatattttttttggggtgggtggggtgggtgggggtgggggaNNNNNNNNNNNNNNNNNNNNNNNNNNNNNNNNNNNNNNNNNNNNNNNNNNNNNNNNNNNNNNNNNNNNNNNNNNNNNNNNNNNNNNNNNNNNNNNNNNNNNNNNNNNNNNNNNNNNNNNNNNNNNNNNNNNNNNNNNNNNNNNNNNNNNNNNNNNNNNNNNNNNNNNNNNNNNNNNNNNNNNNNNNNNNNNNNNNNNNNNNNNNNNNNNNNNNNNNNNNNNNNNNNNNNNNNNNNNNNNNNNNNNNNNNNNNNNNNNNNNNNNNNNNNNNNNNNNNNNNNNNNNNNNNNNNNNNNNNNNNNNNNNNNNNNNNNNNNNNNNNNNNNNNNNNNNNNNNNNNNNNNNNNNNNNNNNNNNNNNNNNNNNNNNNNNNNNNNNNNNNNNNNNNNNNNNNNNNNNNNNNNNNNNNNNNNNNNNNNNNNNNNNNNNNNNNNNNNNNNNNNNNNNNNNNNNNNNNNNNNNNNNNNNNNNNNNNNNNNNNNNNNNNNNNNNNNNNNNNNNNNNNNNNNNNNNNNNNNNNNNNNNNNNNNNNNNNNNNNNNNNNNNNNNNNNNNNNNNNNNNNNNNNNNNNNNNNNNNNNNNNNNNNNNNNNNNNNNNNNNNNNNNNNNNNNNNNNNNNNNNNNNNNCTGATAGGGTGGCTGGGTAGGGGGAGGTTGGAGGAGAgttttagaaaatgtttttttttttaaattttgaatgaaagtcattttccttaaatttgaagaaaatgagttgatttggaaaatattttccaaaacatttgatccaaccaaatataaaaaaatttgaaaatatttttcgaaaagtattttcctccatacctaataccctttttcttttttttattttttcaaacacacacttgaatgaaaGGTGTCGTAATTAAAAAGGATGAAAActtatttgttatttaaatttccatctttaattttaaattataacatatatataacttCCATCCAATCCAAGTGTGtacttaaaagaaataaaaagaataagtaACGAAGAGGAGTTAGAACTACCATAAAATGGACTAATTGAATACGTGTAACATGCATGTTCCTAGATTCGTGTATAATTAGAACTTtagcaagaaaagaaaacataacatCCCAACTTGCATGTGCATAGTTGTGTCAAATAGATAGatctaaataaatttaaaccGATCAAAATGAGTTAGTATATTTAATAGATGACACCTAAAAGTTCATTGGATTAAAATGAGTTAGGCTTATTTATATGATTCaagttgatttattttttttgttgttaggccataattttaaaattgaaaataaatgtataatatttattatccgagcaatttttcattttaataaaattttcagtTTCTTTTTGAGAGGATTATTTTGCCGAAAACAAGAAGCCGCGGGTGAAACATTtgtaattgaatataatttgtCTTTATCCCCATTACAACGAGTACAGATGAAGAAATAAAACGAACTTATACAAGCAAAACCAAATTCAAGCATAAAATTTAATCATCAAAACTTAGTACTACTATAAAAAGCAACATGCATTAGTTTTTTTGCCCTTTcccatttattattttttttaaaaaaaaaaataagtacaagtTATGAATTAGTAGAACGAACTACTCCTTATGCTGCTGATCCCTCTTCTCTCCCCATTGTTGCACACAAAACCTGATTTTCTTAGCTGCTGCTAAGTATTCCACCGCCTGAACCGGTTCAAGTATGTTCACTATTGCCTTCAACGTCTTCATTCTCAGTCGATCAGCTTCTTCAATTACATCCGCCATGTGTCCACTATGTTCATCTAAAGCTTCATCCGCTTTCTCACAACCATGTCCCTCTTTCTTCATCTTCCCCGCAAGCGGTTGATCCACTATGTCCTCTTGTAAGCTAGCCAGTTTCGTTGCAATCCTCCTCTCCTCTCGAATCGTCTTGCCTTGCAACTCGTTAATCATCCTCAGCTGTTTCTCAGATAGTTCGCGGAGATCCTCGGTTACTATCCCTTCAAGGCACGGATCAGTTCCTTGGACGTCGGGTTCGAATCCACAGAGAGCATAAATGAGTCTAATGAAAGAAGAAGGTCTACAGCCAGCGATCCATAAGACCGAATTCTCCAAAGGTGAGCACGTGACGGGTGCGAAGAATGGGGACACGTCTTTTCGGGCTAGACGGAGACGGTTATCAGAGTGCTCTTGAAAATGCTGTATGATTTTTTCAGTGAGTTGTGTCAGTTTCTCTTCATCTTTTTCACCGTCTTGGACTTGAGCTGCAGCATCTTCAAGTTCGGTTAGTTCTTCGTGTTGAAGACTCATCCAAGCACACTTTGCATATTCTTGTTCCTCACGATCAGTTTTTTTTGAATCAGTtgccattttcttcttcttcttcggagtaattaattaacaagtTAGCTTCACATATGTGGtataaggatatatatatatatataaggcgGAATGATCTGAGAGACAACTCAGGGTGGGCTGGCGGAGACATCATATAAATCCGATATTGAGAGGAGGACAAAAACAGCCGAATAGCACCACCTTCATCTTAATTAAGTAACGTCAAAGTATTTGGTTGGACTTTAAACAATCGTGACTTTTCTCTAAGTcatttagtattttttaaatgaaattatattatgattataaattttaaattaaattagt
This window of the Solanum pennellii chromosome 2, SPENNV200 genome carries:
- the LOC107010561 gene encoding protein DELAY OF GERMINATION 1-like, producing the protein MATDSKKTDREEQEYAKCAWMSLQHEELTELEDAAAQVQDGEKDEEKLTQLTEKIIQHFQEHSDNRLRLARKDVSPFFAPVTCSPLENSVLWIAGCRPSSFIRLIYALCGFEPDVQGTDPCLEGIVTEDLRELSEKQLRMINELQGKTIREERRIATKLASLQEDIVDQPLAGKMKKEGHGCEKADEALDEHSGHMADVIEEADRLRMKTLKAIVNILEPVQAVEYLAAAKKIRFCVQQWGEKRDQQHKE